A single region of the Gracilibacillus caseinilyticus genome encodes:
- a CDS encoding NAD(P)H-dependent oxidoreductase, with amino-acid sequence MNVLIVFTHPNHQSLSYAFLQGVLRGCEENHVIQNVQVLDLYEEKFNPVLEFGEKKKRRDMYQDPELEKYRDQLSWAEKIIFIYPIWWGRPPAMLMGYIDKMFASGFAYKDNGKLLPDGLLKDKSVVCISVMKGPTFYPLFWLNNAHKVLMRKALFQYVGIKKVKFFEFGNMENSKGKHQKKINKVYRYFQKLNIHSLTS; translated from the coding sequence GTGAATGTTTTAATTGTTTTTACCCATCCAAATCATCAAAGCTTGAGCTACGCCTTTTTACAAGGGGTACTTCGAGGGTGTGAGGAAAATCATGTTATACAAAATGTTCAAGTTTTAGATTTATATGAAGAAAAATTTAATCCGGTCCTTGAATTTGGGGAGAAAAAGAAGAGAAGAGATATGTATCAAGATCCAGAATTAGAAAAATATCGGGATCAACTATCGTGGGCTGAAAAGATTATCTTTATTTATCCTATCTGGTGGGGGAGGCCTCCTGCTATGTTAATGGGGTATATTGATAAAATGTTTGCATCAGGATTTGCCTACAAAGATAACGGTAAGTTGTTACCAGATGGTTTGTTGAAGGATAAATCAGTCGTATGTATTTCTGTAATGAAAGGTCCAACCTTTTATCCATTGTTTTGGCTAAATAATGCTCATAAAGTTTTAATGCGTAAAGCATTATTCCAATACGTAGGCATTAAAAAGGTAAAGTTTTTTGAGTTTGGGAATATGGAAAATTCAAAGGGGAAACATCAGAAAAAAATAAACAAAGTATATAGGTATTTTCAAAAGTTGAATATCCATAGCTTAACATCATAA
- a CDS encoding MarR family winged helix-turn-helix transcriptional regulator has translation MDKGKLFHQFVRFTTSVHQMTNDMTKEIKIENITTVQYKILEFITVSQPVTLSEISECLHLSLPNSSRELKKLIENQLCEKIIDSNDRRKFDIRLTENGTELMNKVFQQLELTFQERINNLTEPELKEIEEAIQILQTKFLHR, from the coding sequence ATGGACAAGGGTAAGCTTTTCCATCAGTTTGTTCGATTTACTACATCTGTACATCAAATGACAAACGATATGACAAAAGAAATCAAAATTGAAAACATTACTACCGTTCAATACAAAATATTAGAATTCATTACAGTTAGCCAACCAGTAACTCTTAGTGAAATAAGTGAATGCTTGCATTTATCTTTACCTAATTCTAGCCGTGAGTTAAAGAAACTAATTGAAAACCAATTATGCGAAAAAATTATTGATTCGAATGATCGTCGTAAATTTGACATTCGTCTCACCGAAAATGGAACAGAGCTAATGAATAAAGTATTTCAACAGCTTGAATTAACATTTCAAGAGCGAATTAACAATTTAACAGAGCCTGAACTAAAAGAAATTGAAGAGGCAATCCAAATTTTACAAACTAAATTTTTGCATAGATGA
- the rlmD gene encoding 23S rRNA (uracil(1939)-C(5))-methyltransferase RlmD, whose product MNKSKKNGYKPGKTRNQSKKTYGKKRSALTYQKGDKFHGKPSTTNKRRGNKKSETLVVTCTGLTNEGKGIVQWKGKQLEVEHLLPGETAEITLSTSGRYVHTELKRVITSSKDRIKPICSYYYDCGGCQLQHMNEQAQEGFKQETIDKLMKPFGKPEPILTMDHPYDYRNKSHTTFGLNKERQIIGGLYAQNSHQLISMDRCLIHDPKADEIWQTIKNMMKSFKMQPYNEDTGRGFLRHVLVKVGKVSGEIMVVLVVASPIFKGKNNFVKALRKAHPEITTILMNVNNRNTSMVLGDQEKVLFGKGTITDTLCGMKFDISAKSFYQINPVQTEKLYAKAIEMAKLSGSETVIDAYCGIGTIGLIASQKAGKVIGVELNKDAVRDAIRNSKRNGVKNARFYQGDSGEFMMEMAARGKKADVVIMDPPRSGSDEAFLSSVVKLKPERIVYVSCNPVTQVRDMRYLVQNGYKVTEMQPVDMFPQTVHVECVALIELK is encoded by the coding sequence ATGAATAAAAGCAAAAAGAATGGATATAAACCGGGAAAAACACGCAATCAATCGAAAAAAACATATGGGAAAAAGCGCTCCGCACTGACTTATCAAAAGGGCGACAAATTCCATGGTAAGCCCTCGACAACAAATAAGCGTCGAGGTAATAAGAAATCTGAAACCTTAGTGGTGACCTGCACAGGCCTGACCAATGAGGGGAAAGGCATCGTTCAGTGGAAAGGAAAGCAGCTAGAGGTAGAGCATCTATTGCCAGGTGAAACGGCTGAGATTACTTTGTCCACTAGTGGGCGATATGTTCATACGGAATTGAAGCGGGTAATCACCTCGTCAAAAGACCGGATTAAGCCAATATGCTCCTATTACTATGATTGTGGGGGATGTCAGCTGCAGCATATGAACGAGCAGGCTCAGGAAGGTTTCAAGCAGGAAACAATAGATAAATTGATGAAACCATTCGGTAAACCAGAACCCATTTTAACGATGGACCATCCGTATGATTACCGGAACAAGAGCCATACAACATTTGGTCTGAATAAGGAACGGCAGATTATTGGTGGGCTATACGCTCAGAATAGTCATCAGCTTATCTCGATGGATCGGTGTCTCATTCACGATCCGAAAGCGGATGAGATTTGGCAAACGATTAAGAACATGATGAAGTCCTTTAAAATGCAGCCATATAATGAAGACACTGGACGAGGCTTCCTGCGTCACGTACTGGTGAAGGTCGGCAAGGTCAGTGGTGAGATCATGGTGGTGCTGGTTGTAGCTTCACCTATTTTTAAAGGGAAGAATAATTTTGTAAAAGCTCTTAGGAAGGCTCACCCAGAGATTACGACCATCCTCATGAACGTTAATAACCGGAATACGAGCATGGTTCTAGGTGATCAGGAGAAAGTGTTGTTCGGTAAAGGGACTATAACAGACACCCTTTGTGGAATGAAGTTTGATATTTCCGCGAAATCCTTCTATCAGATTAACCCGGTCCAGACGGAAAAGTTATATGCAAAAGCCATTGAAATGGCCAAGTTGTCTGGAAGTGAAACCGTAATTGATGCGTACTGTGGGATCGGTACAATTGGTCTGATTGCTAGTCAAAAGGCTGGCAAAGTCATTGGGGTAGAGTTGAATAAGGATGCTGTTCGAGACGCAATCCGCAATTCAAAGCGCAACGGCGTGAAAAATGCCCGTTTCTATCAAGGCGATTCCGGCGAATTCATGATGGAGATGGCAGCACGTGGTAAGAAAGCAGATGTAGTAATTATGGATCCACCACGAAGCGGAAGTGATGAAGCATTCTTGTCTAGTGTTGTTAAGCTTAAGCCGGAACGTATAGTTTATGTGTCCTGCAATCCGGTGACACAGGTGCGGGATATGAGATATTTAGTACAGAACGGATATAAGGTAACAGAGATGCAGCCAGTGGATATGTTTCCACAGACGGTGCACGTGGAGTGTGTAGCGTTGATAGAGTTAAAATAG
- a CDS encoding VOC family protein, with protein sequence MMVKLTPYITLEGRAKEAIQFYEETLGAEIISIFTYGEMPDMPNTFTDELKSLVAHAKLKVGETELMLSDAPGDSTIENGKRITICITTNEVEKSKRIYEALRQDGQINLPFKEEPFSPGFGDVTDKFGVTFQIYTEIED encoded by the coding sequence ATGATGGTAAAACTTACCCCATATATTACTTTGGAGGGGCGCGCAAAGGAAGCCATTCAGTTTTATGAAGAAACCCTTGGTGCAGAAATTATCTCCATTTTTACTTACGGAGAAATGCCAGACATGCCTAATACGTTCACGGACGAGCTAAAGAGTCTTGTGGCGCATGCCAAATTAAAAGTTGGTGAAACAGAACTCATGTTATCTGATGCCCCAGGCGATTCGACTATTGAAAACGGGAAACGGATAACTATTTGCATTACAACAAACGAAGTAGAAAAATCAAAACGAATATATGAAGCTTTGAGGCAAGACGGTCAAATCAATTTACCGTTTAAAGAAGAACCCTTCAGCCCTGGATTTGGCGATGTAACGGACAAGTTTGGCGTGACCTTTCAAATTTATACAGAGATTGAAGATTAA
- a CDS encoding sigma-70 family RNA polymerase sigma factor, protein MCQKHGKIDMIEELRPELTGYCYRMMGSIFEAEDAVQDAMVRVWQNWDQVREHSSRRAWVYRVVTNVCLDKLRNAKRRALPMDISGPATSVTEPRDQLPRASWIWPTPDTVGDPLDIVVSRETIRLSFIAILQILPPRQRAVLILYDVFRWSASETANVLGMTTAAVNSALQRARRTIAQSNLHSNEWQVGVSEKDQQLLARYVEAFEKYDIDALLSLFNENGSLSMPPFTMWVRGNSNLSEFYHLTRSHCLGSRLLPIHANGNSPAYAQYVPNGREGLLTPWAIHILEMSHGKIAHIHHFIDFDLFVRFGLPTDLDANKNFATNR, encoded by the coding sequence ATGTGCCAAAAGCATGGAAAAATAGATATGATCGAGGAGCTCCGTCCTGAATTAACCGGATACTGTTATCGGATGATGGGATCGATTTTTGAGGCGGAAGACGCGGTACAGGATGCCATGGTCCGCGTCTGGCAGAATTGGGATCAGGTTCGGGAGCATTCTTCGCGTAGAGCATGGGTGTATCGTGTCGTCACGAATGTTTGTTTAGATAAGCTAAGGAATGCAAAGAGACGGGCGCTCCCAATGGATATCTCAGGACCGGCCACTAGTGTAACAGAGCCTAGGGACCAATTACCTCGAGCCTCCTGGATATGGCCAACACCTGATACAGTTGGCGATCCGCTGGATATCGTTGTTAGCAGAGAAACGATTCGATTATCGTTTATTGCGATCCTGCAAATATTGCCACCTCGGCAACGGGCCGTACTAATCTTATATGATGTTTTCCGATGGTCAGCGAGTGAAACGGCTAATGTGTTGGGGATGACCACGGCAGCCGTTAACAGTGCTTTGCAACGAGCACGAAGGACGATCGCCCAATCGAATCTGCATTCCAATGAATGGCAGGTTGGAGTTTCGGAAAAGGATCAACAGTTGCTTGCTCGTTATGTAGAAGCGTTTGAGAAGTACGATATTGATGCGTTATTATCTCTATTCAACGAGAACGGTAGCTTGTCAATGCCACCATTTACGATGTGGGTTCGCGGCAACTCGAATCTGTCTGAATTCTATCACTTAACACGGAGCCATTGTTTGGGTTCCCGGTTGCTACCAATCCATGCTAATGGCAATAGTCCCGCTTATGCTCAATATGTACCAAATGGACGAGAAGGGTTGCTGACACCATGGGCAATACATATCCTCGAGATGAGCCATGGAAAGATCGCCCATATCCATCATTTCATAGACTTTGATTTATTTGTTCGATTTGGATTGCCGACAGATTTGGATGCGAATAAGAATTTCGCGACAAACCGATGA
- a CDS encoding RNA polymerase sigma factor codes for MTNEEYIEELYIEYSKHVSNYINSILNNYHQAEDLMQETFIRALVKINTLKKEANVKPWLFRIAHNIAIDHVRRQKVLNNCLNELRSNSVRQWHPDVLAENNMDFINSLEKLKKSYKQVIIFRKLLGYTTDETGEQLNWSTSKVKTTLSRATYYFKKQLIEDEQVIIL; via the coding sequence ATGACAAATGAGGAGTATATAGAGGAATTGTATATAGAATATAGTAAACATGTATCGAATTATATAAATAGCATATTAAATAATTATCATCAAGCCGAGGATTTAATGCAAGAAACTTTCATAAGGGCACTAGTAAAAATAAACACATTAAAAAAAGAGGCTAATGTGAAGCCATGGTTATTTAGAATTGCGCATAATATTGCTATTGATCATGTTCGAAGGCAAAAGGTACTTAATAACTGTCTGAATGAGTTAAGGAGTAATTCAGTCCGACAATGGCATCCAGACGTTTTAGCAGAGAATAATATGGACTTTATTAATTCACTAGAGAAATTAAAAAAATCTTATAAACAAGTAATCATTTTTAGAAAATTACTAGGTTATACAACAGATGAAACGGGAGAGCAATTAAATTGGTCAACAAGTAAAGTAAAGACCACTTTGAGTAGAGCTACATATTATTTTAAAAAGCAGCTTATAGAAGATGAACAGGTAATCATTCTTTGA
- a CDS encoding MMPL family transporter, which translates to MAKLLFKLGKWAGSNSKKVLALFMLSIVVLGGIAINMGMSFNGGTSMPGTESKEAMEILSKEFSSGESLGEVHIVFKAGENESLDSEKNSSAIKELLDVIKQDDTVKSVETPAELGNINPEKQIGYAIVTYDTVADNVTEESKKLVEDNLDITRNSGMETGLAGSVEFEKTQAGGGPGEIAGVIIAYVILAITFASFLIAGMPILTALIGLGIGILLILIGTNYFDISSVSLTLAGMLGLAVGIDYALFIFSRFKQQLKKGYSVKDSVAIANGTAGNAVVFAGITVIIALIGLSVVKIPFITTMGLATAVVVLLSIIVAIIVVPAILGLVGHRIHPEKSNSFLRKITRANTKTNSNKWGKFVTRHPFLVAIVGITTLVTLAIPFFHLNLGLPNNGDKPYEFAEREGYDLLAEGYGEGFHSTLVVIADPLNINDTTEDNIEQLSKKISELDDVKTVTPAMPNQASDKFIMNVTPENGPTDPETKEIVKEIRELSDEHSIKVMVTGSTAVNIDVTAQIMDALPNFAMFIVVFAFVLMMVVFRSILVPLKAVLGFVLSIAATLGFTVLVVQDGNLIDIFGFPGTSAVLFLLPVLCIGILFGLAMDYEVFLVSRMREEYIYTKNAKQAVLTGMKENGAVITAAGLIMIAVFSGFIFSHDPTIKQMGLGLAFGVLFDAFVVRMAIVPAVMTMMGSAAWYIPKWLDRILPNFDIEGETIMKEFSQNEYKERNVS; encoded by the coding sequence ATGGCAAAATTATTATTTAAATTAGGAAAGTGGGCAGGTTCAAATAGTAAGAAAGTATTAGCTTTGTTTATGCTTTCCATTGTTGTTTTAGGTGGAATAGCAATTAATATGGGGATGTCCTTTAATGGAGGAACATCTATGCCAGGAACAGAATCGAAAGAAGCAATGGAAATTTTAAGCAAAGAATTTTCGAGTGGAGAAAGTCTTGGTGAAGTACATATCGTATTCAAGGCTGGTGAGAATGAAAGTTTGGACTCTGAAAAGAACAGTTCAGCTATCAAGGAATTACTTGATGTGATAAAGCAAGATGACACTGTTAAATCTGTTGAAACCCCTGCTGAACTTGGTAACATAAACCCTGAAAAACAGATTGGTTATGCTATCGTCACTTACGATACAGTTGCCGATAATGTTACGGAAGAATCAAAAAAATTAGTGGAAGATAACTTGGATATAACCCGTAATTCAGGTATGGAGACAGGATTAGCTGGAAGTGTGGAATTCGAAAAAACACAAGCAGGTGGCGGACCAGGTGAAATTGCAGGTGTTATTATCGCTTATGTTATTCTGGCGATCACTTTTGCATCATTCTTGATTGCAGGTATGCCAATTCTTACAGCTCTTATTGGGTTAGGAATAGGTATATTATTAATTTTAATAGGAACGAATTACTTTGATATATCATCTGTTTCGCTTACCTTGGCAGGGATGCTTGGACTAGCAGTAGGTATTGATTATGCGTTATTTATCTTTTCTAGATTTAAACAACAATTGAAAAAAGGATATTCTGTTAAAGATTCAGTTGCGATCGCAAACGGAACGGCAGGTAATGCTGTTGTTTTTGCGGGCATTACAGTAATTATTGCATTAATAGGGCTTTCTGTCGTAAAGATTCCGTTTATAACCACGATGGGTCTAGCTACAGCTGTAGTCGTTCTTCTCTCCATTATTGTAGCTATTATAGTCGTACCAGCTATATTGGGATTAGTAGGCCATAGAATTCACCCAGAGAAAAGCAATTCGTTTTTAAGAAAAATTACTCGTGCTAATACGAAAACAAATTCAAACAAATGGGGTAAATTTGTCACTAGACATCCATTCTTGGTTGCGATAGTGGGTATTACAACTTTAGTAACATTAGCTATTCCATTCTTTCACTTAAATCTTGGACTTCCTAATAATGGGGACAAACCATATGAATTTGCAGAGAGAGAAGGCTATGATCTATTAGCAGAAGGCTATGGAGAAGGCTTTCATTCAACTTTAGTTGTGATTGCGGATCCTCTTAATATTAATGATACTACAGAAGATAACATAGAACAATTGTCGAAAAAAATAAGTGAGTTAGATGACGTCAAGACTGTAACTCCTGCAATGCCAAATCAGGCAAGTGATAAATTTATCATGAATGTAACACCTGAGAACGGTCCTACTGACCCAGAAACAAAAGAAATAGTGAAAGAAATAAGAGAGCTATCTGATGAGCATAGTATCAAAGTTATGGTTACTGGTTCCACAGCTGTTAACATTGATGTCACCGCACAAATAATGGACGCTCTCCCTAATTTCGCTATGTTTATTGTTGTGTTTGCGTTTGTACTCATGATGGTAGTCTTTAGGTCTATACTTGTTCCATTAAAAGCTGTCTTGGGTTTTGTGCTTTCCATTGCAGCAACATTAGGCTTTACAGTGTTGGTTGTACAAGACGGTAATTTGATTGACATATTTGGTTTTCCAGGAACTAGTGCTGTATTGTTTCTATTACCTGTATTATGTATTGGTATACTATTTGGCTTAGCTATGGATTATGAAGTTTTTCTTGTAAGTAGAATGAGAGAAGAGTATATTTATACAAAAAATGCAAAACAAGCTGTTCTAACGGGGATGAAAGAAAATGGAGCAGTTATAACCGCAGCTGGCTTAATTATGATAGCTGTATTCTCTGGTTTTATCTTTTCCCATGACCCTACTATAAAACAAATGGGACTAGGATTAGCATTCGGTGTCTTGTTTGATGCTTTTGTGGTAAGAATGGCGATTGTACCAGCTGTTATGACGATGATGGGAAGTGCAGCATGGTATATTCCAAAATGGTTAGATAGAATACTACCCAACTTTGATATTGAAGGAGAAACAATTATGAAAGAGTTCTCCCAAAATGAATACAAGGAAAGAAATGTAAGTTAG
- a CDS encoding HAMP domain-containing sensor histidine kinase yields the protein MKKQNNKKRSYTLSSFYNFLFYFLLTLTACSISILLYTRVDDVSGLLIEVYIIGNLILISLAISLIDSIRRKYTIEKPVRKILESVERISKGDFTIKIPSRHMGKMDEFDEIGNEINKMTDELAKLETLKTDFISNVSHEIKTPLAIIQNYANMQKSETLSEEQRIEYARTIEDASKRLTGLVTNILKLNKLENQQIYPDKEEYNISEQLRFSLLSFEEAWSEKNIEVHVDIDDAYLSCDENLLEIVWSNLISNAVKFTPPDGLIKVTLNNHPDAIEVQVQDNGCGIDEGTGKHIFDKFYQGDTSHAKEGNGLGLAMVKRVIDIIEGDLSVESELGKGTTFTVRIKKTLRGEYI from the coding sequence ATGAAAAAGCAAAATAATAAAAAGAGAAGCTATACTTTGTCTTCTTTTTATAATTTTTTATTTTATTTTCTATTAACATTGACTGCTTGCTCTATCAGTATTTTACTTTATACGAGAGTCGATGATGTTTCAGGACTATTAATAGAAGTATATATTATTGGAAACTTAATATTAATTAGTCTTGCAATAAGTTTAATTGATAGCATACGAAGAAAATACACGATTGAAAAACCGGTTCGAAAAATTCTGGAGTCAGTAGAAAGGATTTCAAAAGGAGATTTCACCATTAAAATTCCTTCTCGACATATGGGGAAAATGGATGAGTTTGATGAAATTGGTAATGAAATTAATAAAATGACAGATGAATTAGCCAAGCTGGAAACGTTGAAAACGGATTTCATTTCTAATGTTTCTCATGAGATAAAAACGCCGCTTGCCATTATTCAAAATTATGCAAACATGCAGAAAAGTGAAACGCTGAGTGAGGAACAGAGAATCGAATATGCTCGAACGATAGAAGATGCGAGCAAACGATTAACAGGATTGGTCACCAATATACTTAAATTAAATAAGCTAGAAAATCAGCAAATTTATCCGGATAAAGAAGAATATAATATTAGTGAGCAGTTAAGATTCAGCTTACTTTCCTTTGAAGAGGCATGGAGTGAGAAAAATATCGAGGTACACGTTGATATTGACGATGCCTATTTATCGTGTGATGAGAACCTCTTAGAAATTGTATGGAGCAATCTTATATCTAATGCTGTTAAATTCACTCCTCCGGATGGCTTAATAAAAGTTACATTAAATAATCATCCAGATGCAATTGAAGTACAGGTGCAAGACAACGGATGTGGTATAGATGAGGGGACTGGTAAACATATTTTTGACAAATTTTATCAAGGTGATACTTCTCATGCCAAAGAAGGTAATGGCTTAGGTCTTGCAATGGTAAAAAGAGTGATAGATATAATTGAGGGGGATCTATCAGTGGAAAGTGAGCTAGGTAAAGGGACTACTTTTACTGTGCGCATTAAGAAAACACTAAGAGGTGAGTATATATGA
- a CDS encoding response regulator transcription factor, whose protein sequence is MSSILVVEDDEKLNKVMWKYLSDQGYTVVSCLDADTAMETLTEQKIDIIVSDIMMKGIDGFEFADSVRRLNKTIPILFVSALDDTKRKGYRMGIDDYMVKPIELEELLMRVEALIRRANIANEKELRVGDLVLNAEEVTAFLNEEPVKVTLREFQILYKLLSYPKKTFTRLQLMDEFWGYETESEPRAVDVYITKLRNKFSESTAFEIVTVHGLGYKAVLKER, encoded by the coding sequence ATGAGTAGTATATTAGTTGTAGAAGATGATGAAAAATTAAACAAAGTAATGTGGAAATATTTAAGTGACCAAGGGTACACTGTAGTAAGTTGTTTAGATGCTGATACAGCGATGGAAACACTCACAGAACAAAAGATTGATATTATTGTGTCTGATATCATGATGAAGGGGATAGATGGATTTGAATTTGCTGACTCTGTTAGAAGACTAAATAAAACCATTCCAATTCTTTTTGTGTCAGCATTAGATGACACAAAAAGAAAAGGTTATCGAATGGGAATTGATGATTATATGGTCAAACCAATAGAATTGGAAGAGTTACTTATGCGTGTAGAAGCACTGATTCGACGAGCAAATATTGCAAATGAAAAAGAACTTAGAGTCGGTGATTTAGTTCTAAATGCTGAGGAGGTAACTGCTTTTTTGAATGAAGAGCCAGTTAAAGTAACCTTAAGGGAATTTCAAATATTATATAAACTTTTGTCTTATCCAAAAAAGACATTTACTAGGTTACAATTAATGGATGAATTTTGGGGATATGAAACCGAATCTGAACCTCGTGCTGTGGATGTGTATATTACGAAATTACGAAATAAATTTAGTGAATCGACTGCTTTTGAAATCGTTACTGTGCATGGTTTGGGGTATAAGGCGGTTTTGAAAGAAAGATAG
- a CDS encoding nucleotidyltransferase-like protein, with amino-acid sequence MEDMLRPIYQERASNRNTLGILIMEKKKTISPETDNFDSILLVVVQDLEEQWIVKHYEFKEQSAALHVIDRDLLEEWIETSSYRRAVEWIIDGKVIFDRNEYVANLKETLRVFPYEQRKLRLAIEFSKLTRSYSEARNLYESGNFLDAYSRLLRSLHYLGRIAILEKGYHPEVMVWHQVKRIDPEIYKLYEELVRSTEETQKRVELMMIAIDFALNKRTEQCAEHLLEVMQKKDAPWGFGELKTHPDVEPYTYDLVSAIEYLVGKNVIEVVLEETKSKTIRHRKYRVSQE; translated from the coding sequence ATGGAAGATATGTTACGCCCGATTTATCAGGAAAGGGCCAGTAACCGTAACACTCTGGGCATTCTGATCATGGAGAAAAAGAAAACGATTAGTCCGGAGACTGATAACTTTGATTCGATATTGTTAGTGGTGGTACAGGATTTAGAAGAACAATGGATTGTGAAACACTATGAGTTCAAGGAGCAATCTGCGGCACTTCATGTCATTGACAGGGATTTATTAGAAGAATGGATTGAGACTAGTTCCTACCGAAGAGCGGTGGAATGGATAATTGACGGGAAGGTCATTTTTGACCGGAACGAATATGTAGCTAATTTAAAAGAAACATTGCGTGTATTTCCTTACGAACAAAGAAAATTACGATTAGCTATTGAGTTTTCAAAGCTGACAAGAAGTTATAGTGAAGCACGTAATTTGTATGAATCAGGTAACTTTCTTGATGCATACAGCAGATTGTTACGTTCACTACATTATTTAGGGAGAATTGCAATTTTAGAGAAAGGTTATCATCCTGAAGTAATGGTGTGGCATCAAGTAAAACGAATTGATCCCGAAATATATAAGCTATATGAAGAATTAGTGAGAAGTACAGAGGAAACACAGAAGCGTGTGGAATTAATGATGATTGCCATAGACTTTGCCTTGAACAAACGCACGGAGCAATGTGCAGAGCATTTGCTCGAAGTCATGCAGAAGAAGGATGCACCGTGGGGATTTGGTGAGCTGAAGACACATCCCGATGTAGAACCGTATACGTATGATCTGGTAAGTGCGATTGAATATTTAGTTGGAAAGAATGTCATTGAAGTTGTTCTGGAAGAAACAAAGAGTAAAACCATTCGACATCGTAAATATCGAGTATCTCAAGAGTAA
- a CDS encoding YgzB family protein, with translation MAEITYKNKINRIRTFALSLVFIGFIIMYVGLLFKDIQWLMLVFMILGTLSVVFSSVVYFWIGLLSTRAVQIICPSCEKPTKMLGRVDACMHCRQPLTMDKNLEGKEFDESYNKKKRR, from the coding sequence ATGGCTGAAATTACCTATAAAAATAAAATAAATAGAATTAGAACCTTTGCATTGTCCTTGGTGTTCATTGGTTTCATTATCATGTATGTAGGACTCTTGTTTAAAGACATACAATGGCTGATGCTAGTTTTCATGATTCTCGGTACGCTATCCGTTGTCTTCAGTTCGGTCGTATACTTCTGGATCGGTCTTCTGTCAACCAGGGCTGTCCAAATTATTTGTCCAAGCTGTGAGAAGCCAACGAAAATGCTCGGACGTGTCGATGCCTGCATGCATTGCAGACAGCCATTAACAATGGACAAGAATCTCGAAGGTAAGGAATTTGATGAGAGTTATAATAAGAAGAAACGTCGCTAA
- the perR gene encoding peroxide-responsive transcriptional repressor PerR produces the protein MAVSEHMLQEAVEKLKSSGVRITPQRHAVLEFLLNAETHPTADDIYKALEGKFPNMSVATVYNNLRVFREIGLVRELPYGDSSSRFDVNTSKHYHIICESCGKIVDFHYPSLDEVESLAEQITGFDVSHHRMEVYGVCQECKKEKKQIV, from the coding sequence ATGGCGGTGTCTGAACATATGCTACAAGAAGCGGTAGAAAAACTGAAATCATCAGGCGTTCGTATTACACCACAGCGTCATGCGGTGTTGGAATTCTTACTGAATGCTGAGACTCACCCTACTGCTGATGATATTTATAAAGCGTTAGAAGGAAAGTTTCCGAATATGAGTGTGGCAACTGTATATAACAATTTACGTGTATTCCGTGAAATCGGGTTAGTGCGTGAATTGCCATATGGTGATTCTTCTAGTCGTTTTGACGTTAATACATCCAAGCATTATCACATCATTTGTGAAAGCTGCGGCAAGATTGTTGACTTTCACTACCCGAGTCTTGATGAAGTGGAATCATTAGCAGAACAAATCACAGGGTTTGATGTAAGCCATCACCGAATGGAAGTATACGGTGTTTGCCAGGAATGCAAAAAAGAAAAGAAACAAATCGTTTAA